Proteins from a single region of Streptomyces sp. TN58:
- a CDS encoding thioester domain-containing protein yields MSIAVPASSAPASAPAPVPAPAPVPAPAPAPAPAPLEPAAAVRGSARRPLAAALLAAALAAAPGARAAADSGPAASRAPEGASAVLDGLKTYGQAVLHAGDGSVRQIPAGLYEMRVDGGGMLQTYGVGVAGNAQPQARYTESGWSGSPLAGNGQAGRIRWVLEHSYPQLNDLAGLAKAAGAAALTAESAAAGTQVAIWRLADGVRVEAADPSAEKLADYLQRAAGQLPEPPASLGLDPGEVTGPVGTRLGPVTVRTGARSVSVVPDAAAVAMGVRVVDAQGRPLATAANGSRLYFEIPAGTPDGTATVTVQGATRVPVGRVFTSGVPAQAQIVAGSSESVTAATARAAWPPPPPPEAGATPAEAADPGAGSGTVALGAQSASSASLATATSDEERLATSGSSAATPVIASLAVGLVVLGGLVVLLLRKRPLDEEE; encoded by the coding sequence GTGTCGATTGCCGTTCCCGCATCCTCCGCTCCTGCTTCTGCTCCCGCTCCTGTCCCTGCTCCAGCTCCTGTCCCGGCTCCCGCTCCGGCACCCGCTCCCGCGCCGCTCGAACCGGCCGCCGCGGTACGGGGCTCCGCGCGCCGGCCGCTCGCGGCCGCCCTGCTGGCCGCGGCCCTGGCCGCCGCGCCCGGCGCCCGGGCCGCAGCCGACTCCGGCCCGGCGGCGTCCCGCGCCCCGGAGGGAGCGAGCGCCGTGCTGGACGGGCTGAAGACGTACGGGCAGGCGGTCCTCCACGCCGGCGACGGATCGGTGCGGCAGATTCCAGCCGGCCTCTACGAGATGCGGGTCGACGGCGGCGGCATGCTCCAGACCTACGGGGTGGGCGTGGCGGGCAACGCCCAGCCGCAGGCCCGGTACACCGAGAGCGGCTGGAGCGGCAGCCCGCTGGCGGGCAACGGGCAGGCCGGCCGGATCCGCTGGGTGCTGGAGCACTCCTACCCCCAGCTGAACGACCTGGCCGGGCTCGCCAAGGCGGCCGGAGCCGCCGCGCTCACCGCCGAGAGCGCGGCGGCCGGGACGCAGGTGGCGATCTGGCGGCTCGCGGACGGCGTGCGCGTCGAAGCGGCGGACCCGTCGGCCGAGAAGCTGGCCGACTACCTCCAGCGGGCGGCGGGACAGCTGCCGGAGCCGCCCGCCTCACTGGGGCTGGACCCCGGCGAGGTGACGGGACCGGTGGGTACCCGGCTCGGCCCCGTGACCGTGCGCACCGGCGCGCGGAGCGTGTCGGTCGTACCGGACGCGGCGGCCGTGGCCATGGGGGTGCGGGTGGTGGACGCCCAGGGGCGGCCGCTGGCCACGGCGGCCAACGGCAGCCGTCTCTACTTCGAGATCCCGGCGGGCACCCCCGACGGCACGGCCACCGTCACCGTCCAGGGGGCGACCAGAGTGCCGGTCGGGCGGGTCTTCACCAGCGGCGTCCCGGCCCAGGCGCAGATCGTCGCCGGCTCCAGCGAGTCGGTGACCGCCGCCACGGCGCGGGCGGCCTGGCCGCCGCCCCCGCCGCCCGAGGCGGGCGCGACCCCGGCAGAGGCCGCGGACCCGGGCGCCGGTTCGGGGACGGTCGCGCTGGGCGCGCAGTCCGCGTCCTCCGCGTCCCTCGCGACAGCCACCTCGGACGAGGAGCGGCTCGCCACCAGCGGCAGCTCGGCCGCCACGCCCGTCATCGCCTCCCTGGCGGTGGGCCTGGTCGTCCTGGGCGGCCTGGTCGTCCTGCTGCTGCGCAAGCGCCCGCTCGACGAGGAGGAGTAG